From a region of the Calypte anna isolate BGI_N300 chromosome 4, bCalAnn1_v1.p, whole genome shotgun sequence genome:
- the CDX4 gene encoding homeobox protein CDX-4, translated as MYVSSLLDKETSMYPGSARGNNNLPVQNFVSTPPYSDYMGYHHVPALDTHGQPAGTWGSHYGPQREDWNAYGPGPSSTVAAAQLNGSSPVGQGSYSSADYSSLHPAGAGGLPPVETINTQQISPTSQRHSSYEWMRKTVQANTTGKTRTKEKYRVVYTDHQRLELEKEFHCNRYITIRRKSELAANLGLSERQVKIWFQNRRAKERKMIKKKISQFDGSGGSAQSDSGSLSPNEISSSLFPPPHGINGLQPNDIHQVIVSE; from the exons ATGTATGTGAGCTCCCTCTTGGATAAAGAAACCAGCATGTATCCAGGATCCGCAAGGGGTAACAACAACCTGCCAGTGCAAAACTTTGTGTCTACTCCACCTTATTCAGATTACATGGGATATCATCATGTGCCAGCTCTGGACACCCATGGACAGCCTGCAGGGACCTGGGGATCTCACTACGGCCCACAGAGGGAGGACTGGAACGCTTACGGCCCAGGACCTTCCAGCACGgttgctgctgcccagctcaaTGGCTCATCTCCTGTAGGGCAGGGCTCCTACAGTTCTGCTGATtacagctccctccatcccgCTGGAGCTGGGGGGTTACCTCCTGTAGAAACAATTAATACACAGCAAATCTCTCCCACCAGCCAAAGGCACAGCTCTTATGAATGGATGAGGAAAACGGTGCAAGCTAACACTACTG gtaaaacaagaacaaaagagaaGTACCGAGTTGTTTACACAGATCATCAGAGACTGGAACTAGAGAAGGAATTTCACTGCAACAGATACATCACAATAAGGAGAAAGTCAGAACTTGCAGCAAACCTGGGACTATCTGAAAGACAG GTGAAAATCTGGTTCCAGAATCGCCGAGcgaaagaaagaaaaatgatcaAGAAGAAAATCTCTCAGTTTGATGGCAGTGGGGGCTCAGCTCAGAGTGACTCTGGCTCACTCAGTCCAAATGAAATATCCAGTTCTCTGTTCCCACCACCACATGGAATAAATGGATTACAGCCTAATGACATTCATCAAGTCATAGTTTCTGAATga